In Amycolatopsis jiangsuensis, the following proteins share a genomic window:
- a CDS encoding DEDD exonuclease domain-containing protein: METRPDRSPAQLAFDELGTPLRDTTFVVFDLETTGTKPGPDGITEIGAVKVRGGQVLGEFATLVNPGAPIPPQVVELTGITQAMVYDAPRIDRVLPAFLEFISGAVLVAHNSGFDTGFMRAACEGHGYVWPRATVICTVKLSRRVIPREEARSYRLSSLAMLLGARTRPTHRALDDARATVDVLHALLERVGNLGVHTVEELADYLPEVTPAQRRKRHLAADLPARPGVYLFKGPNDEVLYVGTARDLKRRVRSYFTGSESRGRIREMVALAERVDAVECAHSLEAEIRELRLIAAHRPAYNRRSKNPHHAWWVSLTDEAFPRLSVVRLPRAGTLGPFRSQADARTAAETLADATGLRTCTQRIPATAAAGTPCVLAELGRCGAPCAGRQSVAEYAPAVDVTRGLITGRDGRSLHLAADRLERLSDGQHYEQAARRRDELAALVRAVGRAHRQAALASIAELIAAAPDGNGGWELTVIRHGRLASAGVARRGVPPMPVVEALVAAGETVLPGEGPLHGASGEEVGVLLRWLARPGTRLVRTTRPWAEPAAVAGWRDWLERVSDARGLEHLAG; this comes from the coding sequence ATGGAGACGCGTCCCGACCGTTCCCCGGCACAGCTGGCGTTCGACGAACTCGGCACCCCGCTGCGGGACACCACCTTCGTCGTGTTCGACCTGGAGACCACCGGGACCAAACCGGGGCCGGACGGGATCACCGAGATCGGCGCGGTCAAGGTCCGCGGCGGGCAGGTGCTGGGCGAGTTCGCCACGCTGGTGAACCCGGGCGCGCCCATCCCGCCGCAGGTCGTGGAGCTGACCGGGATCACCCAGGCGATGGTCTACGACGCGCCGCGCATCGACCGGGTGCTGCCGGCGTTCCTGGAGTTCATCTCCGGAGCGGTGCTGGTGGCGCACAACTCCGGCTTCGACACCGGGTTCATGCGGGCGGCCTGCGAGGGCCACGGTTACGTGTGGCCGCGCGCCACGGTCATCTGCACGGTGAAGCTGTCGCGACGGGTGATTCCGAGAGAAGAAGCACGCAGCTACCGTCTCTCGTCGCTGGCCATGCTCCTCGGCGCGCGTACCCGGCCCACGCACCGGGCGCTCGACGACGCCCGCGCCACTGTGGACGTACTGCACGCGTTGCTGGAGCGGGTCGGCAACCTCGGCGTGCACACCGTCGAGGAGCTCGCCGACTACCTACCCGAGGTCACACCCGCGCAGCGCCGGAAGCGGCATCTGGCGGCCGATCTTCCCGCACGGCCGGGCGTCTACCTGTTCAAGGGGCCGAACGACGAAGTGCTGTACGTCGGCACCGCGCGCGATCTGAAGCGGCGCGTGCGCTCGTACTTCACGGGTTCGGAGAGCCGCGGCCGGATCCGCGAGATGGTGGCGCTGGCCGAGCGCGTGGACGCGGTCGAGTGCGCGCATTCCCTCGAGGCCGAGATCCGGGAGCTGCGGCTGATCGCGGCGCACCGGCCCGCGTACAACCGCCGTTCGAAGAATCCGCACCACGCGTGGTGGGTGAGTCTCACCGACGAGGCGTTTCCCCGGCTGTCGGTGGTACGGCTCCCCCGCGCGGGCACGCTCGGCCCTTTCCGCAGCCAAGCCGACGCGCGTACCGCGGCCGAGACGCTCGCCGACGCGACCGGGCTTCGCACCTGTACGCAACGAATCCCGGCCACGGCCGCCGCCGGCACTCCGTGCGTGCTGGCGGAGCTGGGCCGTTGTGGCGCGCCGTGCGCGGGGCGGCAGAGCGTCGCGGAGTACGCGCCTGCCGTCGACGTGACCCGCGGACTGATCACGGGTCGAGACGGCCGTTCGCTGCACCTGGCCGCGGACCGGCTGGAGCGGCTGTCGGACGGGCAGCACTACGAACAAGCCGCACGGCGCCGTGACGAGCTGGCCGCCCTCGTACGCGCCGTCGGCCGGGCGCATCGACAGGCCGCGCTCGCGTCGATCGCGGAGCTGATCGCCGCCGCCCCGGACGGCAACGGTGGCTGGGAGCTCACCGTGATCCGGCACGGCCGCCTCGCCTCCGCCGGCGTCGCCCGGCGCGGCGTACCACCGATGCCGGTGGTCGAGGCTCTGGTGGCGGCCGGAGAGACGGTGCTGCCCGGCGAGGGACCGCTGCACGGTGCGTCCGGCGAGGAAGTGGGCGTCCTGCTGCGCTGGCTCGCCCGCCCCGGCACCCGGCTCGTCCGCACCACCCGCCCCTGGGCCGAACCGGCAGCCGTCGCCGGCTGGCGTGACTGGCTCGAGCGCGTCTCGGACGCCCGCGGGCTCGAACACCTCGCCGGCTGA
- a CDS encoding Lrp/AsnC family transcriptional regulator, producing the protein MITAIVLINVEAEEIPEAAQAIADLDGVGEVYSCAGDVDLIATVRVGAHEDLADLIPGRIGKVRGVLDTVTHIAFRSYSRADTDSAFEIGVEGA; encoded by the coding sequence GTGATCACGGCGATCGTGCTGATCAACGTAGAGGCCGAGGAGATTCCGGAGGCCGCGCAGGCGATCGCGGATCTCGACGGGGTCGGGGAGGTCTACTCCTGCGCCGGCGACGTCGACCTCATCGCCACCGTCCGGGTGGGTGCCCACGAGGACCTCGCCGACCTCATCCCCGGCCGGATCGGCAAGGTCCGCGGCGTGCTCGACACGGTCACGCACATCGCGTTCCGCTCCTATTCGCGGGCGGACACCGATTCGGCGTTCGAGATCGGCGTCGAAGGCGCCTGA
- the qcrB gene encoding cytochrome bc1 complex cytochrome b subunit produces the protein MSSLTTPTKGTSGLEKHLGEAADNADQRYKLAKGLRHQFNKVFPTHWSFLLGEIALYSFIIILLSGVYLTLFFDPSMQEVTYHGSFQNMQGMQMSQAFRTTLDISFDVRGGLFVRQLHHWAALIFVASMMIHMFRIFFTGAFRKPREANWMIGGLLLILGMFEGFFGYSLPDDLLSGTGIRATLSGIVLSVPVVGTWLHWALFGGEFPGDQIIPRLYTLHILLIPGIMLALVGAHLALVWYQKHTQFPGVRRKETNVVGVRIVPYFALKGGAFFTLVVGVLALMSGIFQINPVWNFGPYNPSMVSAGSQPDWYMAWADGMLRIWPAWEVYLGNYTIPAVFFPGAIGMPLLFGLLLSYPMLERKLSKDTAHHNLLQRPRDAPVRTALGMMALGFFAVIELSGFNDIIADSFDISLNATTWAGRIGVLVVPPIAYYVTYRICLGLQRADREVLDHGVETGIIKRLPHGEFIEVHQPLGGVDSHGHAIPLEYQGAAVPKKMNKLGTAGHAVPGSIWTPDPAEETAALERAHDHNGHGELGSPQLTGAPSEQRSPEQ, from the coding sequence ATGAGTTCACTCACCACTCCGACCAAGGGGACGAGCGGCCTCGAGAAGCACCTCGGCGAGGCCGCGGACAACGCGGACCAGCGCTACAAGCTCGCCAAGGGCCTGCGCCACCAGTTCAACAAGGTCTTCCCCACGCACTGGTCGTTCCTGCTGGGCGAGATCGCGCTCTACAGCTTCATCATCATCCTGCTGTCCGGGGTCTACCTGACGCTGTTCTTCGACCCCTCCATGCAGGAAGTGACCTATCACGGCAGCTTCCAGAACATGCAGGGCATGCAGATGTCCCAGGCGTTCCGGACGACGCTGGACATCTCGTTCGACGTGCGGGGCGGCCTGTTCGTGCGCCAGCTGCACCACTGGGCGGCGCTGATCTTCGTCGCGTCGATGATGATCCACATGTTCCGGATCTTCTTCACCGGCGCGTTCCGCAAGCCGCGTGAGGCGAACTGGATGATCGGCGGGCTGCTGCTGATCCTGGGCATGTTCGAGGGCTTCTTCGGTTACTCGCTGCCGGACGACCTGCTCTCCGGTACCGGGATCCGGGCCACCCTGTCCGGCATCGTGCTGTCCGTGCCGGTGGTCGGCACCTGGCTGCACTGGGCGCTGTTCGGCGGGGAGTTCCCCGGCGACCAGATCATCCCGCGGCTCTACACCCTGCACATCCTGCTGATCCCGGGCATCATGCTCGCGCTGGTCGGCGCGCACCTTGCGCTGGTCTGGTACCAGAAGCACACCCAGTTCCCGGGGGTGCGGCGCAAGGAGACGAACGTCGTCGGCGTGCGCATCGTGCCCTACTTCGCGCTCAAGGGCGGGGCATTCTTCACCCTGGTCGTGGGTGTGCTCGCGCTGATGTCCGGGATTTTCCAGATCAACCCGGTGTGGAACTTCGGGCCGTACAACCCGTCCATGGTCTCGGCCGGTTCACAGCCGGACTGGTACATGGCCTGGGCCGACGGCATGCTGCGGATCTGGCCCGCCTGGGAGGTCTATCTCGGGAACTACACGATCCCGGCGGTCTTCTTCCCCGGGGCGATCGGGATGCCGCTGCTGTTCGGCCTGCTGCTCAGTTATCCGATGCTGGAACGGAAGCTGTCGAAGGACACCGCGCACCACAACCTGCTCCAGCGGCCGCGCGACGCCCCGGTCCGCACCGCGCTGGGCATGATGGCGCTCGGGTTCTTCGCGGTGATCGAGCTGTCCGGCTTCAACGACATCATCGCCGACAGTTTCGACATCTCGCTGAACGCGACCACCTGGGCCGGCCGGATCGGCGTGCTGGTCGTGCCGCCGATCGCGTACTACGTGACCTACCGGATCTGCCTGGGCCTGCAGCGGGCCGACCGTGAGGTGCTCGACCACGGCGTCGAGACGGGCATCATCAAGCGCCTGCCGCACGGTGAGTTCATCGAGGTCCACCAGCCGCTGGGCGGCGTGGACAGCCACGGCCACGCCATCCCGCTCGAGTACCAGGGCGCGGCGGTGCCGAAGAAGATGAACAAGCTCGGCACCGCGGGCCACGCCGTCCCGGGTTCGATCTGGACGCCCGATCCGGCGGAGGAGACCGCCGCGCTGGAGCGTGCGCACGACCACAACGGGCATGGCGAGCTGGGCAGCCCCCAGCTGACCGGCGCCCCGTCGGAGCAGCGCAGCCCCGAGCAGTGA
- the qcrA gene encoding cytochrome bc1 complex Rieske iron-sulfur subunit — protein MSAEGPQPPSEAELAEMDRDQLLKLGGQLDGVEIVDYPTPWPVEGTRAERRAQRLVALWFALSALFGLAFVVVMAWPHWWEYKDPSDPSGHATYSLYTPALGVSLGLAVLFLGIGVIVYTKKFVPHETAVQQRGDGPSKEVDRATIVAHLADAGNRSTIARRSLIKRTAGAGAGALGLAVAALPVASFIKDPWKDTENEDGLWHTGWLPKFEGEKVYLRRNIGNLDEEVEKGVTLVRAEDLDAGAMETVFPYRDSEKGDREALAEALTRVDNPVMLIRLRPTDAARVVKRKNQEDFNFGDYYAYTKICSHVGCPTSLYEQRTNRILCPCHQSQFDALHYAKPIFGPATRPLAQLPITVDDEGYLVAKGDFIEAIGPAFWERKS, from the coding sequence ATGAGTGCCGAAGGGCCCCAGCCGCCCTCGGAGGCGGAACTCGCGGAGATGGACCGCGACCAGCTGCTCAAGCTCGGCGGGCAGCTGGACGGCGTCGAGATCGTCGACTACCCGACCCCGTGGCCGGTCGAAGGAACCCGCGCGGAGCGGCGGGCGCAGCGCCTGGTGGCGCTCTGGTTCGCGCTGTCCGCGCTGTTCGGGCTGGCGTTCGTCGTGGTCATGGCGTGGCCGCACTGGTGGGAGTACAAGGACCCGAGTGACCCCAGCGGGCACGCGACCTACAGCCTCTACACCCCGGCGCTGGGCGTCTCGCTCGGCCTCGCGGTGCTGTTCCTGGGCATCGGCGTGATCGTCTACACGAAGAAGTTCGTGCCGCACGAGACCGCTGTGCAGCAGCGTGGCGACGGTCCGTCGAAGGAGGTCGACCGGGCCACGATCGTGGCGCACCTTGCCGACGCGGGGAACCGCAGCACGATCGCCCGCCGGTCGCTGATCAAGCGCACCGCGGGTGCCGGCGCCGGCGCGCTCGGCCTCGCGGTCGCCGCGCTGCCCGTCGCGTCCTTCATCAAGGACCCGTGGAAGGACACCGAGAACGAGGACGGCCTCTGGCACACCGGCTGGCTGCCGAAGTTCGAGGGCGAGAAGGTCTACCTGCGGCGCAACATCGGCAACCTGGACGAGGAGGTCGAGAAGGGCGTCACCCTGGTGCGGGCCGAGGACCTCGACGCCGGCGCCATGGAGACGGTCTTCCCGTACCGCGATTCGGAGAAGGGCGACCGTGAGGCGCTGGCCGAGGCGCTGACCCGGGTGGACAACCCGGTCATGCTCATCCGGCTGCGCCCGACCGACGCCGCGCGCGTGGTCAAGCGGAAGAACCAGGAAGACTTCAACTTCGGCGACTACTACGCGTACACGAAGATCTGCAGTCACGTGGGTTGCCCGACCTCGCTGTACGAGCAGCGCACGAACCGCATCCTGTGCCCGTGCCACCAGTCCCAGTTCGACGCCCTGCACTACGCCAAGCCGATCTTCGGCCCGGCCACCCGGCCGCTGGCGCAGCTTCCGATCACGGTTGACGACGAGGGATACTTGGTCGCGAAGGGCGATTTCATCGAGGCCATCGGCCCGGCCTTCTGGGAGCGTAAGTCATGA
- the qcrC gene encoding cytochrome bc1 complex diheme cytochrome c subunit, which yields MTTSKKSPERRSRARSKLRRRLAGAVALGVALVGAGALYAVFAPEPQTAQAQGDPALLRQGEQVYNNTCIECHGANLEGVQDRGPSLIGIGDAAVYFQTSSGRMPAARQEAQAARKPPKLTPSEIDAVGAYVQAHGGGAQRPEERGEALRGSDPARGGELFRLNCASCHNFTGRGGALSAGKYAPDLDPATEEQIYDAMLTGPQNMPKFSDRQLNPEEKKDIIAYVKSVSDGNNNPGGNGLGGVGPASEGVIAFVVGIAALVGITLWIGSKA from the coding sequence ATGACCACCAGCAAGAAGTCCCCGGAGCGCCGCTCGCGCGCGCGCTCGAAGCTGCGCCGGCGCCTCGCCGGCGCGGTCGCGCTCGGCGTCGCACTGGTGGGAGCCGGTGCGCTGTACGCCGTGTTCGCGCCGGAGCCGCAGACCGCGCAGGCCCAGGGCGATCCGGCGCTGCTGCGCCAGGGTGAGCAGGTCTACAACAACACCTGCATCGAGTGTCACGGCGCGAACCTGGAAGGTGTGCAGGACCGCGGTCCGAGCCTGATCGGCATCGGCGACGCGGCGGTGTACTTCCAGACGTCGTCCGGCCGGATGCCCGCGGCCCGCCAGGAGGCGCAGGCCGCGCGGAAGCCGCCGAAGCTGACGCCGAGCGAGATCGACGCGGTGGGCGCTTACGTACAGGCGCACGGTGGCGGCGCGCAGCGGCCCGAGGAGCGCGGCGAGGCGCTGCGCGGCAGCGACCCGGCCCGCGGTGGCGAGCTGTTCCGGCTCAACTGCGCCTCGTGTCACAACTTCACCGGCCGCGGTGGCGCGCTGTCGGCCGGCAAGTACGCGCCGGACCTCGACCCGGCCACCGAGGAGCAGATCTACGACGCGATGCTCACCGGGCCGCAGAACATGCCGAAGTTCTCCGACCGGCAGCTCAACCCGGAGGAGAAGAAGGACATCATCGCCTACGTGAAGTCGGTGTCCGACGGCAACAACAACCCGGGCGGCAACGGTCTCGGCGGGGTGGGGCCCGCTTCGGAGGGCGTGATCGCGTTCGTCGTCGGAATCGCCGCGCTGGTCGGCATCACTCTGTGGATTGGATCGAAGGCATGA
- the ctaE gene encoding aa3-type cytochrome oxidase subunit III: MRSVTTAAPTISQRVHSLNRPNMVSVGTVVWLSSELMFFAGLFAMFFTVKAQNPAGASWPPPLHGEEFHLNVGYAIPFTVILVLSSLTCQFGVFAAERGDVFGLRRWYIVTLIMGAIFVFGQANEYHNLVEEGLTIPSGPFGTVFYLATGFHGLHVIGGLFAFVYLLIRTKLSKFTPAQATSAIVVSYYWHFVDIVWVGLFAVIYILP, from the coding sequence ATGCGATCCGTGACAACGGCAGCTCCCACCATCAGCCAGCGGGTCCACTCGCTGAACCGGCCGAACATGGTCAGTGTCGGCACCGTCGTGTGGCTGTCCAGCGAACTCATGTTCTTCGCCGGACTGTTCGCCATGTTCTTCACCGTCAAGGCGCAGAACCCGGCCGGGGCGTCCTGGCCGCCGCCGTTGCACGGCGAGGAATTCCACCTCAACGTCGGGTACGCGATCCCGTTCACGGTGATCCTCGTGCTGTCGTCGCTGACCTGCCAGTTCGGCGTGTTCGCCGCGGAACGCGGCGACGTGTTCGGCCTGCGCCGCTGGTACATCGTCACGCTGATCATGGGCGCGATCTTCGTGTTCGGGCAGGCGAACGAGTACCACAACCTGGTCGAGGAGGGGCTGACCATCCCGTCCGGGCCGTTCGGCACGGTGTTCTACCTCGCCACCGGGTTCCACGGCCTGCACGTCATCGGCGGGCTCTTCGCGTTCGTCTACCTGCTGATCCGCACCAAGCTCAGCAAGTTCACGCCCGCACAGGCCACCTCGGCGATCGTCGTGTCGTACTACTGGCACTTCGTGGACATCGTGTGGGTCGGCCTCTTCGCGGTGATCTACATCCTTCCGTGA
- the trpD gene encoding anthranilate phosphoribosyltransferase, producing the protein MGSTPTTAATWPALLTRLIARADLPAEDTAWAMDQIMSGAATQAQIGGFAVALRAKGETPEEISGMADAMLAHARRIELSRPAVDIVGTGGDRSNSVNISTMATIVTAAAGAPVAKHGNRSASSKSGAADVLETLGVKIDLPPAAVRASLEQIGIGFCFAPAFHPAFRHTGPPRRELGVPTTFNLLGPLTNPAQPRSALIGCAYADKTHVLAEVFARRGMSVLVARGDDGLDEITTTTTTSVWVVSGGTVTERTLDPAALGIARATAEDLRGGDAAANAEVIRELVGGRTGPVRDAVVLNAAAALAAFSGFSGSLEDDLGAGLDRARQAIDSGAAAALLDRWIAFGH; encoded by the coding sequence GTGGGAAGCACCCCGACCACGGCGGCGACCTGGCCGGCCCTGCTCACCCGGCTCATCGCGCGGGCCGATCTGCCCGCCGAGGACACCGCGTGGGCGATGGACCAGATCATGTCCGGCGCGGCCACCCAGGCGCAGATCGGCGGGTTCGCGGTCGCGTTGCGGGCCAAGGGTGAGACGCCGGAGGAGATCTCCGGGATGGCCGACGCGATGCTCGCGCACGCGCGCCGGATCGAGCTGAGCCGCCCGGCGGTCGACATCGTCGGCACCGGCGGCGACCGCTCGAATTCGGTGAACATCTCCACGATGGCGACGATCGTCACGGCCGCGGCCGGCGCGCCGGTGGCCAAGCACGGCAACCGCAGCGCCTCGTCGAAGTCCGGGGCCGCGGACGTGCTCGAAACGCTCGGCGTGAAGATCGACCTGCCGCCCGCGGCCGTCCGCGCGTCGCTGGAGCAGATCGGCATCGGGTTCTGCTTCGCGCCGGCCTTCCACCCGGCGTTCCGGCACACCGGCCCGCCGCGGCGCGAGCTGGGCGTGCCGACCACGTTCAACCTGCTCGGTCCGCTGACCAATCCGGCGCAGCCGCGCAGCGCGCTGATCGGCTGCGCCTACGCGGACAAGACCCACGTGCTGGCCGAGGTGTTCGCGCGCCGCGGGATGTCCGTGCTGGTCGCCCGCGGGGACGACGGCCTCGACGAGATCACCACCACCACGACCACGTCGGTGTGGGTGGTCTCCGGCGGCACCGTGACGGAACGGACGCTGGACCCGGCGGCGCTCGGCATCGCCCGCGCCACCGCCGAGGACCTGCGCGGCGGCGACGCGGCCGCCAACGCCGAGGTGATCCGCGAGCTGGTCGGCGGCAGGACCGGCCCGGTGCGCGACGCGGTGGTGCTCAACGCAGCCGCCGCGCTCGCCGCGTTCAGCGGCTTTTCCGGCTCCCTGGAGGACGATCTGGGCGCCGGGCTGGACCGCGCCCGCCAGGCCATCGACAGCGGTGCCGCGGCGGCCCTGCTGGACCGCTGGATCGCGTTCGGCCACTGA
- a CDS encoding GlxA family transcriptional regulator, which produces MDVRRVAVLLADRVSPFELGVACEVFGTDRSADDMPGWDFGVCSPGGADVASWSGFGLNGVRDLDFAASAELLIVPTCAPRTAPPPEPVLAALRVAAERGAWVAGFCAGVFSLGHAGLLDGRRCTVHWAYEAEFRRQFPAAGVDPQALYAEDGGVFTSAGTVAAVDLCLHLVRRTRGVAAATALARRMVAAPHRAGGQAQFVQAPVPATAAPDDAVVAEALEWVERRLDRPFTVAELARRSGLGERTFLRRFAAATGTTPHRWLTERRLDRAQDLLEQGLLSIEDIATACGYSSSAALRHQFTRLRATTPSAYRAAFAR; this is translated from the coding sequence ATGGACGTACGACGGGTCGCGGTGCTGCTGGCGGACCGGGTCTCGCCGTTCGAACTGGGGGTCGCGTGCGAGGTGTTCGGCACCGACCGCAGTGCGGACGACATGCCGGGCTGGGACTTCGGGGTCTGCTCGCCCGGTGGCGCCGACGTGGCCAGCTGGTCCGGATTCGGGCTGAACGGTGTGCGCGACCTGGACTTCGCCGCGTCGGCCGAGCTGCTGATCGTGCCCACCTGCGCACCTCGCACAGCCCCGCCGCCGGAGCCGGTACTGGCCGCGCTGCGCGTAGCCGCCGAGCGCGGCGCCTGGGTCGCGGGGTTCTGCGCGGGAGTGTTCTCCCTCGGGCACGCGGGCCTGCTCGACGGCCGGCGCTGCACCGTGCACTGGGCTTACGAAGCGGAATTCCGCCGTCAGTTCCCGGCCGCCGGGGTGGATCCGCAGGCGCTCTACGCGGAGGACGGCGGCGTGTTCACCAGCGCCGGCACGGTCGCCGCCGTGGACCTGTGCCTGCACCTGGTCCGGCGGACGCGCGGGGTCGCCGCGGCCACCGCACTGGCCCGGCGGATGGTCGCGGCACCCCACCGCGCCGGCGGGCAGGCGCAGTTCGTGCAGGCCCCGGTCCCGGCCACCGCGGCCCCGGACGACGCCGTGGTCGCCGAGGCCCTGGAATGGGTCGAACGGCGGCTCGACCGGCCGTTCACCGTCGCCGAGCTCGCGCGCCGCAGCGGGCTGGGGGAGCGCACGTTCCTGCGCCGGTTCGCCGCCGCCACCGGTACCACGCCGCACCGCTGGCTCACCGAACGCCGCCTCGACCGTGCCCAGGACCTGCTGGAACAGGGCCTGCTGTCCATCGAGGACATCGCGACGGCGTGCGGCTACTCGTCATCGGCGGCGCTCCGACACCAGTTCACCCGCCTGCGAGCAACGACGCCGAGCGCCTACCGCGCCGCGTTCGCCCGCTGA
- a CDS encoding DMT family transporter, which produces MTNSESRPLLQWSAAMALSGTIGAVVLASGAAAPAVAFARCLVGGLLLVVWCLARGWFRGWRPPRRDIVTAVLGGLLLVGNWVLLFASYALSSISVSTVVYHTQPLILVGLAAVFLGEKVSRSHLARAGVAFAGVVVIALSAHADDGQPVRFAGIALALAAAVLYAGASMVAKQLKHMRPHLLAAVQLVTGTVVLAPALAFTPLPHSVPGLLWLVLLGAVHTAVLYVLMYASIGKLPTTTVALLSYLYPVVAVIVDVLAFGHRLSWLEALGMLAVLAAALAPRRGGAPAAVSRVPGRCGTRTPSRRS; this is translated from the coding sequence ATGACGAATTCCGAATCCCGCCCGCTCCTGCAGTGGTCCGCCGCGATGGCGCTGTCCGGCACGATCGGTGCCGTCGTCCTCGCCAGCGGTGCCGCCGCCCCAGCGGTCGCTTTCGCACGTTGCCTCGTCGGCGGTCTCCTGCTCGTGGTGTGGTGCCTCGCGCGCGGCTGGTTTCGCGGGTGGCGGCCGCCGCGACGCGACATCGTGACGGCTGTGCTGGGCGGGCTGCTGCTCGTGGGCAACTGGGTGCTGCTGTTCGCGTCGTACGCGCTGTCGTCGATCTCGGTGAGCACAGTCGTTTACCACACCCAGCCGTTGATTCTGGTCGGTCTGGCAGCGGTGTTCCTCGGTGAGAAGGTGTCTCGTTCCCATCTCGCCCGCGCAGGCGTGGCCTTCGCTGGTGTGGTGGTGATCGCGCTGTCCGCGCACGCCGACGACGGGCAACCAGTGCGCTTTGCGGGCATCGCACTCGCCCTGGCGGCGGCCGTGCTCTACGCGGGAGCTTCGATGGTCGCGAAGCAGCTGAAGCACATGCGGCCGCACTTGCTGGCCGCGGTGCAACTGGTGACCGGCACGGTCGTGCTGGCGCCGGCCTTGGCCTTCACGCCGCTACCGCACTCCGTGCCGGGTCTACTGTGGCTCGTCCTGCTCGGCGCGGTGCACACCGCGGTGCTGTACGTGCTGATGTACGCGAGCATCGGCAAGCTGCCGACCACGACGGTCGCGCTGCTGTCCTACCTGTACCCGGTGGTCGCGGTGATCGTGGACGTGCTCGCCTTCGGCCATCGCCTGAGCTGGCTCGAAGCGCTGGGCATGCTCGCGGTGCTCGCCGCCGCGCTGGCTCCGCGGCGCGGCGGCGCACCGGCCGCGGTCAGTCGTGTTCCGGGGCGGTGTGGTACTCGAACACCAAGCCGCCGATCGTGA
- a CDS encoding cytochrome c oxidase subunit 4: MKVEARIFYLVAAFAVVMSAIYWVMTALFATDQKAEPVGIVALLLTGGLAFLAGSYLQFVSRRIEPRPEDREDAEVSDGAGELGFFSPGSYWPIGLAASAALAGLALAFFHIWLLVMAVVALLITIGGLVFEYHTAPEHD, encoded by the coding sequence ATGAAGGTCGAAGCCCGGATTTTCTACCTGGTGGCGGCGTTCGCCGTCGTCATGTCCGCCATCTACTGGGTGATGACCGCCCTCTTCGCGACCGACCAGAAGGCCGAGCCGGTCGGCATCGTCGCGCTCCTGCTGACCGGTGGCCTCGCGTTCCTCGCGGGCAGCTACCTGCAGTTCGTGTCCCGCCGGATCGAACCGCGTCCGGAGGACCGCGAGGACGCCGAGGTCAGCGACGGCGCGGGGGAGCTGGGCTTCTTCAGTCCCGGCAGCTACTGGCCGATCGGGCTCGCCGCCTCGGCCGCGCTCGCCGGCCTGGCGCTGGCGTTCTTCCACATCTGGCTGCTCGTGATGGCGGTCGTGGCGCTGCTGATCACGATCGGCGGCTTGGTGTTCGAGTACCACACCGCCCCGGAACACGACTGA
- the ctaC gene encoding aa3-type cytochrome oxidase subunit II, producing the protein MGKPERTPVVKRAGRITVLVAFVALAATGCSGDEVLRFGWPVGVTPQADQMRNLWTWTVIAALVVGVIVWGLIFWTATFHRKKKNATAEGPQDLPRQFQYNIPLEIFTVVVPTIMVCVLFFFTATTENQVLDKKPDPDVTVDVVAFQWNWEFKYDDANAKRPDGSQVSTVGSSGEIPLLVLPTNRTIEYRLRSTDVIHSFWVPEFHFKRDVMPDPEKNNQDNSFQNSIDREGSFVGRCAELCGTYHSVMNFEVRALSPDKYDQYLKLRTQNNPKTGVPNTASEALSEMNCGELCSPYAVTTKPFNTDRTARTASN; encoded by the coding sequence GTGGGAAAGCCAGAGCGCACCCCGGTGGTCAAGCGGGCAGGGCGGATCACCGTGCTGGTCGCGTTCGTCGCGCTCGCCGCGACGGGCTGCTCCGGGGACGAGGTCCTCCGCTTCGGCTGGCCGGTCGGGGTGACCCCGCAGGCCGACCAGATGCGGAACCTCTGGACGTGGACGGTCATCGCCGCCCTGGTCGTCGGTGTCATCGTGTGGGGCCTGATCTTCTGGACCGCCACCTTCCACCGCAAGAAGAAGAACGCGACGGCCGAGGGTCCGCAGGACCTGCCCCGTCAGTTCCAGTACAACATCCCGCTGGAGATCTTCACCGTCGTCGTCCCGACGATCATGGTCTGCGTGCTGTTCTTCTTCACCGCGACGACCGAGAACCAGGTGCTGGACAAGAAGCCGGACCCGGACGTCACCGTCGACGTGGTGGCCTTCCAGTGGAACTGGGAGTTCAAGTACGACGACGCGAACGCCAAGCGCCCGGACGGCAGCCAGGTGAGCACCGTCGGGTCCTCCGGCGAGATCCCGCTGCTCGTGCTGCCGACGAACCGCACCATCGAGTACCGGCTGCGGTCCACCGACGTGATCCACTCGTTCTGGGTCCCGGAGTTCCACTTCAAGCGCGACGTGATGCCGGACCCGGAGAAGAACAACCAGGACAACTCCTTCCAGAACTCCATCGACCGCGAGGGTTCCTTCGTCGGCCGGTGCGCGGAGCTGTGCGGTACCTACCATTCGGTGATGAACTTCGAGGTGCGGGCGCTGTCCCCGGACAAGTACGACCAGTACCTGAAGCTGCGTACCCAGAACAACCCGAAGACCGGGGTGCCGAACACGGCGTCCGAGGCGTTGTCGGAGATGAACTGCGGCGAGCTGTGCAGCCCGTACGCGGTGACCACCAAGCCGTTCAACACCGACCGCACCGCACGTACCGCGTCCAACTGA